One window from the genome of Candidatus Acidiferrales bacterium encodes:
- a CDS encoding EamA family transporter, translating to MTWLSFAFISAILSATAAVTQKKILFKIDALTFSFLLSAVIMIMSFGALLIVDVTDVSGITLAILILKGVINAFAFVLVMMMLERSDISGTLPLLALTPGITAVLAFAAIGETITAIEMIGLLLMIGGVLLLERRPTGLGNFRAQRYIWAALLLFAVSAVMDKVLVSGYKTSPIVVLFYQHAVFLVVYVILFFNRRNSLRQLLTRKHIPVLLLIGLVALFTIGYRLTQLDAVKTGNVAMVLAVKRTSVFYASLIGGKMFSEKHLLIRLAGAAVIIAAGFIILRNVA from the coding sequence ATGACCTGGCTTTCGTTCGCGTTTATATCTGCCATTCTCTCCGCAACCGCCGCGGTGACGCAGAAAAAGATCCTCTTCAAGATCGACGCCCTGACATTTTCATTCCTGCTTTCCGCAGTCATCATGATAATGTCTTTCGGTGCACTGCTCATAGTCGATGTTACAGACGTCTCTGGCATAACGCTGGCCATCCTCATACTCAAGGGCGTCATCAATGCGTTTGCATTTGTGCTCGTAATGATGATGTTGGAACGCTCTGACATAAGCGGAACACTCCCTCTCCTCGCATTGACTCCGGGCATCACGGCAGTCCTGGCATTTGCCGCAATCGGCGAGACGATCACTGCAATAGAAATGATTGGATTGTTGCTTATGATTGGAGGAGTCCTCCTCCTGGAGCGGAGACCGACCGGACTCGGAAATTTTAGGGCACAGCGGTACATCTGGGCGGCCCTATTGCTGTTTGCAGTCTCAGCCGTGATGGATAAAGTCCTCGTGAGCGGCTACAAGACTTCGCCAATTGTGGTCCTTTTTTACCAGCACGCGGTCTTTCTAGTAGTGTATGTAATTTTGTTTTTCAATCGGAGAAATTCTCTTCGCCAATTGCTTACGAGAAAACATATCCCGGTTCTGCTTCTCATCGGCTTGGTGGCACTGTTTACTATCGGATACCGCCTAACGCAGCTTGATGCGGTGAAAACCGGAAATGTTGCTATGGTTCTTGCAGTCAAACGCACTTCGGTTTTTTATGCATCCCTCATCGGTGGAAAGATGTTCAGCGAAAAGCATCTCCTCATACGCCTCGCAGGTGCTGCAGTCATAATTGCCGCCGGCTTCATTATCCTTCGCAACGTGGCATAA
- a CDS encoding PH domain-containing protein: MRDYKAPWSTSLMVISSLSTILCLGVAFLAVRVDHRLMSWPGLLPPALLIGTVPFAIRGYTITPNAILVHRLFWTTRLPLAGIASARFDPDAMRGSIRTFGNGGMFSFTGFYRNARLGAFRAFVTDQHKTIVLRYPNRTVVISPGEPEDFIRHLAILGHAGQTIMQG; this comes from the coding sequence ATGAGAGACTACAAAGCTCCATGGAGCACGTCGCTCATGGTCATTTCATCACTGTCAACAATCCTGTGTCTAGGCGTCGCATTTCTCGCGGTACGCGTCGATCATCGGCTCATGTCCTGGCCGGGTTTATTGCCACCAGCCCTGCTCATTGGTACGGTGCCTTTTGCGATCAGAGGATACACCATCACTCCGAATGCCATCCTGGTACACCGTCTTTTCTGGACGACGCGGCTGCCGCTGGCAGGCATAGCTTCGGCACGGTTCGATCCGGACGCGATGCGGGGAAGCATTCGCACTTTTGGAAATGGCGGAATGTTTTCGTTTACGGGATTCTACCGCAACGCACGTCTGGGCGCTTTTCGCGCGTTTGTCACCGACCAGCATAAGACAATAGTGCTGCGTTACCCGAATCGCACGGTGGTGATTTCGCCAGGTGAGCCGGAAGATTTCATTCGCCATCTTGCCATTCTCGGACATGCTGGACAAACTATCATGCAAGGATAA